From a single Fulvivirga ulvae genomic region:
- the ruvC gene encoding crossover junction endodeoxyribonuclease RuvC, with protein sequence MGKIDKKPQTERIILGLDPGTSVMGYGLIAIKGQKLSLIQFGVIHLSKYSGHELKLKKIFERVLSLINDYHPDEVALEAPFYGKNVQSMLKLGRAQGVAMAAALSREIPITEYAPKKVKQSVTSNGNASKEQVASMLMSLLNFKEAPKLLDATDALAVAVCHHFQKGVAQTKSSKSWGAFVSENPGRVK encoded by the coding sequence GAGAGGATAATTTTAGGGTTAGATCCGGGAACAAGTGTAATGGGGTATGGATTGATCGCTATAAAAGGCCAAAAGTTAAGTTTGATCCAGTTTGGGGTCATTCACCTCAGCAAGTATTCGGGTCATGAATTGAAGCTCAAAAAGATCTTTGAGCGTGTTTTAAGCCTCATCAATGATTACCATCCTGATGAAGTAGCCCTGGAAGCTCCCTTTTATGGAAAGAACGTGCAGTCGATGCTCAAACTCGGTCGTGCACAGGGAGTGGCTATGGCTGCTGCTTTGTCAAGGGAGATCCCTATCACCGAATATGCTCCTAAAAAGGTAAAGCAGTCTGTAACTAGCAATGGAAATGCCTCCAAGGAGCAGGTTGCCAGCATGCTCATGTCTCTTTTAAATTTTAAGGAAGCACCAAAACTATTAGATGCCACAGATGCGCTGGCTGTAGCAGTCTGTCATCATTTTCAAAAAGGAGTTGCACAAACAAAATCCTCAAAAAGCTGGGGCGCATTTGTGAGTGAGAATCCGGGGAGGGTGAAATAA
- the pseI gene encoding pseudaminic acid synthase, whose protein sequence is MEFQIDQRKVGGNNPCYIVAELSANHNQDLELAIQTIKAMKEAGADSVKIQSYTPDSITLDSDKPWFKTREDSPWAGRKLYEVYEKGATPWEWHEKLQRVAMDVGLDFFSSPFDLDFVKKLESIDIPIYKIASLEITDIPLIKAVAATGKPVIFSTGASSEEDIQLAIDTCKGQNNTNIALLKCTSAYPTPLEEVNLSAIRSIKEKYNVIVGLSDHTLGDLVPVGAVVMGAKIIEKHFILDKSIDTLDRDFSMDPGEFKTMVRKIRDMEKALGTPELEIKGRMGNATKYRRSLFAVKNIKKGELLNVDNVRSLRPGSGLHPKYYEAILGKKATEDIEKGTPLSFPLIEEA, encoded by the coding sequence ATGGAGTTTCAGATAGATCAGAGAAAAGTAGGGGGCAATAACCCTTGCTATATTGTAGCAGAATTATCAGCAAATCATAATCAGGATTTGGAACTGGCCATTCAGACCATTAAGGCTATGAAAGAGGCTGGAGCAGACTCAGTGAAAATTCAATCCTATACGCCGGATTCAATCACTTTAGACTCTGATAAGCCATGGTTCAAAACCAGGGAAGATAGCCCTTGGGCTGGGAGAAAGCTGTATGAAGTATATGAAAAGGGAGCTACACCATGGGAGTGGCATGAGAAATTACAACGGGTAGCAATGGATGTAGGCCTGGATTTCTTTTCTTCACCATTTGATCTGGATTTTGTTAAGAAATTAGAGTCAATAGATATACCAATATATAAGATCGCTTCCCTTGAAATAACGGATATTCCATTGATCAAAGCAGTTGCAGCTACAGGAAAACCAGTGATATTTTCAACGGGAGCTTCTTCCGAAGAGGATATTCAACTGGCTATTGATACCTGTAAAGGTCAAAATAATACAAACATAGCCCTTCTAAAGTGTACCTCGGCCTATCCAACTCCACTAGAAGAAGTGAATTTGTCCGCTATAAGAAGTATCAAAGAAAAATATAACGTTATAGTAGGTCTGTCTGATCACACTTTGGGAGATCTTGTACCTGTTGGTGCTGTTGTAATGGGGGCTAAAATAATAGAGAAGCACTTTATACTTGATAAGTCCATTGATACATTAGATAGGGACTTTTCTATGGATCCTGGTGAATTCAAAACCATGGTTAGGAAAATTCGCGATATGGAAAAGGCATTGGGTACACCAGAACTCGAAATAAAAGGAAGAATGGGTAATGCCACAAAATATCGCAGGTCCCTCTTTGCTGTTAAAAATATTAAAAAAGGAGAGCTGTTGAATGTTGATAATGTAAGGTCGCTCAGGCCTGGATCCGGTTTGCACCCTAAATACTATGAAGCAATACTTGGAAAAAAAGCGACGGAAGACATAGAGAAAGGCACACCTCTATCGTTCCCGCTTATTGAAGAAGCCTGA
- a CDS encoding YfhO family protein, translating to MKQFNFKKDFLPHIIAIGIFFLITLIYYQPLFFSNETISQNDVLQGLGGGQEAVEFRQETGEEALWVNSMFGGMPAYLINLYWSGDLLRHFQAIASLGLPSPAESTFLAFICFYILLLVFRVRPYIAIIGALAYGLNSFNIISIEAGHMWKVRAIAFMPLVVAGFHLLFRKDRNLVWGFVLTALAIALEIRSNHFQITYYLVLLLLFYGINVLIEAVKSKNFKPFFQSTLLLLLATVVAIGCNLGRLWATYEYTQYSTRGKSDLTQKAGEAGLDRDYVFAWSSGKMESMTLLIPNFYGGASQQKLDDDSNLAEALRQNGAPPDQVRQFTNNAGTYWGDQPFTSGPIYAGAIVCFLFVLGIILADNKTRYWLIGATVFSLLLAWGKNFDTFNYLMYDYFPGYNKFRAVSMAISIALLSIPLLGFIGLEKLMQKEGAKALTKPLLMAAAITGGIALLTVIFAGIGSFKGLIDDRMASLPAWFIEALREDREALMRSDALRSLIFILLAGTTLFFYTKSKISTSVTFLIIGGLILTDLWAVDKRYLNDGNFTRSPKKNFFAATPADKKIDSDNDLHYRVLNLANPWNEARTSYHHSSVGGYHGAKLKRYQELVDHCLDEQKNQVIESIQSGTANFSRSGAINMLNTKYYTYGPEAGNVIPNPANFGNAWLVSDVQKVNSADEEIAATCKLESKSTAVVDVSRFEVSDNVAGSGNIELVEYKPNYLKYKVEASSNALAVFSEIYYPKGWVAKIDGKETDIIRANYILRAVNIPQGEHVVEFEFRPKAYFVGNKVMMASSGFLLLLIVASLAWSFIKKKD from the coding sequence ATGAAACAATTTAATTTTAAAAAGGATTTTCTCCCCCATATTATAGCCATTGGCATCTTTTTCTTAATCACTTTAATTTATTACCAGCCTTTATTTTTCTCCAACGAAACAATAAGTCAGAACGACGTTCTTCAAGGCCTCGGGGGTGGCCAGGAGGCTGTTGAATTCAGACAGGAAACAGGCGAAGAGGCCCTCTGGGTAAATAGTATGTTTGGTGGTATGCCTGCGTATCTTATCAATTTATATTGGAGTGGAGACCTTTTAAGACATTTTCAGGCTATTGCATCATTAGGATTGCCCAGTCCAGCCGAATCGACGTTTTTAGCTTTTATATGCTTTTACATACTTCTTTTGGTATTTAGAGTAAGGCCATACATCGCTATCATCGGAGCATTGGCTTATGGCTTGAATAGCTTTAACATAATAAGTATAGAAGCAGGACACATGTGGAAAGTAAGGGCCATAGCATTTATGCCGCTTGTTGTTGCCGGTTTTCATTTATTGTTTCGAAAAGACCGTAATTTGGTTTGGGGTTTTGTGCTTACAGCACTTGCAATAGCATTGGAAATAAGATCAAATCATTTTCAAATAACTTATTATCTCGTATTGCTACTATTGTTTTATGGTATCAATGTTCTTATTGAAGCCGTAAAGTCAAAAAATTTCAAACCCTTCTTCCAAAGTACTTTATTGCTTTTGCTGGCAACAGTTGTGGCTATTGGCTGTAACCTGGGTCGCTTATGGGCAACTTATGAGTATACTCAATATTCGACCCGTGGTAAATCTGACCTTACTCAAAAGGCAGGTGAAGCCGGTCTGGACAGAGATTATGTTTTTGCATGGAGTAGTGGAAAAATGGAGTCCATGACTCTATTGATCCCTAATTTCTATGGTGGTGCCAGCCAGCAAAAACTAGATGACGATTCCAACCTGGCAGAGGCACTTCGCCAAAATGGTGCTCCTCCTGACCAGGTCAGGCAATTTACCAACAACGCAGGTACATATTGGGGTGACCAGCCTTTTACAAGCGGGCCAATTTACGCGGGAGCCATTGTATGCTTTTTATTTGTACTAGGGATTATACTCGCTGATAACAAAACACGCTATTGGCTCATTGGAGCTACCGTTTTTTCACTATTGTTGGCCTGGGGTAAAAATTTTGATACTTTCAACTATCTGATGTACGACTACTTCCCCGGTTACAACAAGTTCAGGGCTGTTTCCATGGCTATAAGCATTGCTTTACTTAGTATACCACTATTAGGCTTTATCGGTTTAGAAAAACTAATGCAAAAAGAAGGCGCTAAAGCATTGACTAAACCATTATTAATGGCCGCAGCAATAACCGGAGGTATTGCTCTTTTGACGGTAATATTTGCAGGAATAGGCTCGTTTAAAGGTCTTATTGATGATCGTATGGCCAGTCTGCCCGCTTGGTTTATAGAAGCGCTTAGAGAGGACAGGGAAGCATTGATGAGGTCTGATGCCTTAAGAAGTCTTATTTTCATATTACTAGCAGGTACCACTCTATTCTTTTACACCAAAAGCAAAATATCTACTTCTGTAACATTTTTGATTATAGGAGGCTTGATATTAACTGATCTATGGGCCGTAGATAAGCGGTATCTTAATGATGGAAACTTTACGAGAAGTCCGAAAAAGAACTTCTTTGCGGCAACACCTGCCGATAAAAAAATCGATTCTGACAATGATCTTCATTACCGCGTGCTTAATTTAGCCAATCCGTGGAATGAAGCAAGAACCAGCTACCACCATAGTTCCGTAGGCGGCTACCATGGTGCCAAACTTAAAAGATACCAGGAGTTGGTAGATCACTGCCTTGATGAACAAAAGAATCAAGTCATAGAGTCCATACAATCCGGAACTGCTAATTTTTCGCGGTCGGGAGCCATAAATATGCTTAACACCAAATACTACACCTATGGCCCAGAAGCCGGTAATGTAATTCCTAATCCTGCAAATTTTGGCAATGCATGGTTGGTAAGCGATGTACAGAAAGTCAATTCGGCCGATGAAGAAATAGCCGCAACTTGCAAATTAGAGTCCAAAAGCACCGCGGTTGTAGACGTTTCTCGTTTTGAGGTATCAGATAATGTGGCGGGTTCAGGAAATATAGAATTAGTGGAGTACAAGCCTAACTACCTGAAGTACAAAGTTGAAGCCAGCAGTAATGCATTAGCTGTCTTTTCGGAGATTTATTACCCAAAAGGATGGGTTGCCAAGATAGATGGTAAGGAAACAGACATTATCAGGGCCAATTATATACTGCGTGCAGTGAACATACCTCAAGGTGAACATGTGGTAGAATTTGAATTCAGGCCAAAGGCTTATTTTGTTGGGAATAAGGTTATGATGGCGAGTTCAGGATTCCTGCTTTTGCTTATTGTTGCTTCCCTGGCTTGGTCTTTTATCAAAAAGAAAGATTAA
- a CDS encoding DegT/DnrJ/EryC1/StrS family aminotransferase, protein MKVSFLDLKRQQAEIKEKLLTTTSNIIEEGWYIGGKHVTQFEHAFSGYLKAENCISCANGTDALELILKGFGIGKGDEVIVPSFTWVSDAEVVHAVGARPVFADIPMDSYCISGETIANLITSKTKAIIVVHLYGIPCHMDPIINLGKEYGIKVIEDCAQAHGASYMGKKVGTIGDAAAFSFYPTKNLGALGDGGAIITNDATLAQTVRLLKDHGQKARDEHVAIGENSRLDALQAAVLSLKLSYLDQWNDERRRLAQIYLSGMNKLDMKLPDNGIDRVFHLFVIQTALRNQLRKYLSEHGIETAIHYPVPIHKIEAYQVSEVLPNSERAAGEVLSLPLYPGMEDAEVEYILDHVKAFMSTGK, encoded by the coding sequence ATGAAGGTTTCGTTTTTGGATTTAAAAAGGCAACAGGCTGAAATTAAGGAAAAGCTGTTAACAACTACATCAAATATTATTGAGGAAGGCTGGTATATAGGAGGGAAGCATGTGACGCAATTTGAGCATGCCTTTTCCGGGTACCTGAAAGCAGAAAACTGTATAAGTTGTGCTAACGGTACAGATGCATTGGAGTTAATTCTGAAAGGATTTGGTATAGGTAAAGGAGACGAAGTAATCGTGCCTTCCTTCACCTGGGTTTCAGATGCTGAGGTAGTACATGCCGTTGGAGCAAGACCCGTTTTTGCAGATATCCCTATGGATTCATACTGTATCTCAGGGGAAACAATTGCAAACCTGATCACATCAAAAACCAAGGCAATAATTGTTGTACATCTCTATGGGATACCTTGTCATATGGATCCTATTATCAATTTAGGCAAAGAGTATGGGATTAAGGTCATAGAAGATTGTGCCCAGGCACACGGCGCTAGCTATATGGGTAAAAAGGTCGGAACAATAGGGGATGCAGCAGCTTTTAGTTTTTACCCCACGAAGAACCTTGGTGCTCTGGGTGACGGGGGAGCTATTATAACTAATGATGCTACACTGGCTCAAACTGTTCGTTTGCTGAAAGATCATGGACAAAAGGCACGTGATGAGCATGTTGCAATAGGAGAAAATAGCAGGTTAGACGCGTTACAGGCAGCCGTTTTATCGTTAAAATTATCTTATCTGGATCAGTGGAACGATGAACGTCGAAGATTGGCTCAAATTTATTTATCAGGTATGAACAAGCTGGACATGAAGTTACCTGATAATGGAATAGATCGGGTATTCCATCTTTTTGTAATTCAAACTGCTCTTAGAAACCAGTTAAGGAAATATTTATCAGAACATGGCATAGAGACAGCCATACATTACCCTGTACCTATTCACAAAATTGAAGCTTATCAAGTGTCCGAAGTGCTTCCCAACTCAGAAAGAGCCGCTGGTGAAGTTTTATCCTTGCCTCTATATCCAGGGATGGAAGATGCAGAGGTAGAGTATATTTTAGATCATGTAAAAGCTTTTATGAGCACTGGAAAATAA